The following are encoded together in the Flavobacterium sp. TR2 genome:
- a CDS encoding ABC transporter ATP-binding protein produces MAEPLIKITDIKRNFTLGNEIVYVLKGIDLEIQKGEYVALMGPSGSGKSTLMNLLGCLDTPTSGRYILNGKDVSKMKDDELAEIRNKEIGFVFQTFNLLPRTTALDNVALPMIYAGYGKSERIARATEVLKQVNLADRMDHQPNQLSGGQRQRVAVARALVNKPSIILADEPTGNLDSKTSVEIMKLFGDIHAQGNTVILVTHEEDIAAYAHRIIRLRDGLIESDTTK; encoded by the coding sequence ATGGCTGAACCATTAATTAAAATAACCGACATTAAACGAAATTTTACTTTAGGAAACGAAATTGTTTATGTTTTAAAAGGAATTGATCTAGAAATACAAAAAGGCGAATATGTTGCTTTAATGGGACCTTCCGGATCAGGAAAATCTACATTAATGAATTTGTTAGGCTGTTTAGATACACCAACTTCTGGTCGTTATATTTTAAATGGAAAAGATGTCAGCAAAATGAAAGATGATGAATTGGCCGAAATTCGAAACAAAGAAATTGGTTTCGTTTTTCAGACTTTCAATCTTTTACCAAGAACAACTGCTTTAGACAATGTTGCATTACCTATGATTTATGCCGGTTACGGAAAATCTGAAAGAATTGCCCGCGCAACCGAAGTTTTAAAACAAGTAAACCTTGCCGATAGAATGGATCACCAGCCCAATCAGCTTTCTGGAGGGCAGCGCCAGCGTGTTGCAGTTGCTCGCGCTTTGGTCAACAAGCCTTCTATTATTTTGGCCGACGAACCAACAGGAAACCTAGATAGTAAAACTTCTGTAGAAATCATGAAACTTTTTGGAGATATTCATGCGCAAGGAAATACTGTAATTCTAGTAACTCACGAAGAAGACATTGCCGCTTACGCTCACAGAATTATTCGTTTGCGAGATGGCTTAATTGAAAGCGACACCACAAAATAA
- a CDS encoding DUF2795 domain-containing protein, whose translation MYWTLELASYLSDAPWPANKDELIDYAIRAGAPLEVVENLQSIEDEGEIYESMEEIWPDYPTDEDYLWNEDEY comes from the coding sequence ATGTATTGGACATTAGAATTAGCATCTTATTTAAGTGATGCGCCATGGCCTGCTAACAAAGATGAACTTATTGACTACGCCATTAGAGCTGGTGCTCCATTAGAGGTGGTAGAAAACCTTCAGTCAATCGAAGATGAAGGGGAGATATATGAATCAATGGAAGAAATTTGGCCTGATTATCCAACAGACGAAGATTATCTTTGGAATGAGGATGAATATTAA
- a CDS encoding cob(I)yrinic acid a,c-diamide adenosyltransferase, whose translation MKVYTKTGDKGTTALFGGDRVPKDHIRIDSYGTVDELNSYIGLIRDQEMDSHYKTILIEIQDRLFTVGAILATPQEKEVLKNGKLRLENLGIIDSDIELLENEIDKMDGSLPPMTHFVLPGGHPTVSHCHIARCICRRAERLAVHLSHNEHVPEIAIQYLNRLSDYLFVLARKLSSDLKAEEVKWIPRK comes from the coding sequence ATGAAAGTATATACCAAAACAGGCGATAAAGGAACGACAGCTCTATTTGGCGGAGACCGCGTCCCAAAAGACCACATCAGAATTGACAGTTATGGAACTGTTGACGAGCTGAACTCTTATATTGGATTAATCCGTGATCAGGAAATGGACTCGCATTATAAAACCATTTTAATCGAAATTCAAGACCGTCTTTTTACTGTTGGTGCCATTTTGGCAACTCCGCAAGAAAAAGAAGTTTTAAAAAATGGAAAACTACGCTTAGAAAATCTAGGCATAATCGATTCGGATATTGAATTATTAGAAAACGAAATAGATAAAATGGACGGAAGCCTTCCGCCAATGACTCATTTTGTTTTGCCTGGAGGACATCCAACTGTGTCACATTGTCATATAGCACGCTGTATTTGCCGTCGCGCAGAACGTTTAGCAGTGCATTTAAGCCATAACGAACACGTTCCTGAAATAGCAATACAGTACTTAAACCGACTTTCTGACTACCTTTTTGTCTTGGCACGAAAGTTGTCCTCAGACTTAAAAGCGGAGGAAGTGAAATGGATACCCAGAAAATAA